The following are from one region of the Nymphaea colorata isolate Beijing-Zhang1983 chromosome 7, ASM883128v2, whole genome shotgun sequence genome:
- the LOC116258012 gene encoding uncharacterized protein LOC116258012: MRWLKPEVYPLLGAMTFVTSMCLFQLTRNVFMNPDVRINKDHRKTSVLENYEEGEKYAEHRLRQFLRTRPPEIMPTINRFFSGTAKEN, translated from the exons ATGCGTTGGCTCAAACCAGAG GTGTACCCACTGCTAGGTGCCATGACCTTCGTCACCAGCATGTGTTTGTTTCAACTCACTCGTAACGTCTTCATGAACCCTGATGTCag AATCAACAAGGATCACAGGAAGACGTCAGTTCTTGAGAACTatgaagaaggagagaaatATGCCGAGCACAGACTCCGTCAATTCCTTCGGACACGGCCGCCGGAGATCATGCCTACCATCAATCGTTTCTTCAGTGGAACCGCCAAAGAGAATTAA
- the LOC116257709 gene encoding probable pectinesterase/pectinesterase inhibitor 20, with protein MARSLIPSQSRSNLYGYGRYLAEKSLHQSATFSSLIDGTIRDNASLPSQAAGALADCFLLSQLTTDFLLSSLATLESNNTTPTCPTIRPTTSRSWATQKAKRERQLLDELRVRRDGGAPWVNEQALEFASGRRMALQTVGSVVVAQDGSGNYLTIGHAIAAAPAKNDGSKGFFLIRVKAGVYNEYVTLDKKKKYVMMVGGA; from the exons ATGGCAAG GTCCCTCATCCCAAGCCAGTCTCGCTCCAACCTCTACGGCTACGGCCGGTACCTGGCAGAGAAGTCCCTCCACCAGTCCGCCACCTTCTCATCCCTCATCGACGGGACCATCCGAGACAACGCCTCCCTCCCATCTCAGGCCGCCGGCGCCCTGGCCGACTGCTTCCTCCTCTCCCAGCTCACCACCGACTTCTTGCTCTCCTCCCTCGCCACCCTCGAATCCAACAACACCACACCAACCTGCCCGACGATCAGGCCGACGACAAG CCGTTCCTGGGCCACCCAGAAGGCCAAGCGCGAAAGGCAATTGCTGGACGAGTTGAGAGTGCGGCGAGATGGCGGGGCCCCTTGGGTCAATGAGCAGGCATTGGAGTTTGCCTCTGGCAGGAGGATGGCCCTCCAGACGGTGGGGAGCGTCGTTGTGGCGCAGGACGGGTCCGGCAACTATCTCACCATCGGCCACGCCATCGCCGCCGCTCCGGCGAAGAACGACGGGAGCAAGGGGTTCTTTCTGATCCGGGTGAAGGCAGGGGTGTACAATGAGTACGTTACAttggacaagaagaagaagtacGTAATGATGGTCGGCGGCGCCTGA